tggatgcgccggtgggtgatgaggtgggagttctgcttaaagcccttcccgcagtcggtgcagcggaagggcctctcatccgtgtgcgttcgctcatgcaggaggagattggagctggtcttaaacctcttcccacattccgaGCACctgtagggtcgttccccagtgtggataaGATGGTGGGTGCGGGGGCTGGAGctgtagggcctctccctgctgtggatgcgccggtgcctgacgagggtggagttctggttgaagcccttcccgcagtcggtgcagcggaagggcctctcatccgtgtgtgtctgctcatgcctgaggagattCCCACTGcactgaaacctcttcccacattccctacacgtgtagggctgttccccagtgtggatgcgctggtgtcggatcagggtggagctgtccctgaagctcttcccacattccctacacgtgtagggccgttccccagtgtgaatGTGCAGGTGGGCGAGGAGTTTcgtgctcttcctgaagctcttcccacattccaagcacctgaagggcttctccctgctgggaggctgctcagggaccaccaggtcagagctctggctcaagctccggccgccttcccggcacaggctggctctttcctcctcagagcaccctgggctggctttggagcccctcctgcggggggatctccggcccttttcctccccgctgccttcctgcgccggggagcccttcaaaacggcctctcccaccaggctctgccggggggatttgtcctctgggctctctgtcctcagctcggggcctggggcaggagggaagaaggacagggaggggatttgcctccggcccacagggaaggccaaggacatccccccaactccggccccggcaggacggcggcgccagcggggttgtcctgcagccggggccatgctcggctgacagagccagcacaacacccgcccaaagggacactgactgcctcctcacctgcctggggggcccaaggcatcttcctcttcctcgcagcctcctccatctgcccaagctttgggaaggacaaatcctgatgggggggaaacaagggctgagcacgttgccttgggggttcctcctgcccaagtccatctctagaactcaccgggcatcctgtgaccataaaaacctccaaaacaccaagattcagcccagaaaaacccaaaccacccagattcaggcaaaaaccccctcagaaatagcaagaagagCCCCACaccctcaaactgcaaaaacttGAGATTCAGATGAAATATACtccaaaaatatgaagattagccaaaaaaaatctctcccagaagttccccctctctggtctctcccctctggggttggagggtctcccctgtctgggatgttTGGGGTCCCCCTTAGGGATGCTGgcagtgttgggggtcccaagggtcccttctctgactctcgccttcgaGGGGtcacgttcccagacattccccctctccaggttctccactctgttgtcccaggggtccccactgtccaggcttccccttctccacaccccccgtttcaggctcctgagggtcccggggctcctccctctccgtgctcccccctccaggctgccgggggtcccccagctccggcatctccccgctccgccctccacactcggcagctcccgggctccacacccacccccagcactcctggggggccccaaacccgctgtgtcccccccatcagcaccaggctgacaatggagctggcggggcctgacccagcaacaccaacccccatcGTGGGGGGGACCTGCATCCCCCACCCACCACCAGGGCTCTGACCCCAACCCAGCCCggcccccaaaaaacacctcccacccacccccaacagcccccaagggcacagccctgcacaagggccGGCTGTGCCCCAGGCACCCAAACAGCCCCACGGGCGGggggacaccagaggctgccccagggcaacgAGAGCAGGGAGTGGATCGGGCCCCCTGACACGTGGGCGGGCTCTGGGCtcagcctgaccaggggcaatttggcaccaacagcagGGCCCTGAACGCTGGCTCGGCACAGGGGGcccgagctcccccctctccagctctcggggctctcacagctcccccctctctccagcctcccctactctccagggatcaaggcacGGGGACACCGAGGCACCCCCACGGCAACCCCAGtcccgctccctcccctcccctcagcccccctctcccaccccttccccatcggccccccaaaccccgctcccccagctccctttgggggtgacccaccgcccctcgcgctccctttgggggtcccacccgctcttttcgctcctctcccccctttcccatcgtggccgctccgctcaccccacagcggcaggaagggccgggacaggggtggagcagcaacagcaacagcaacagaacaATCGCCCCCCATCCCACGGGTGCCCAGGAAGGGGGAACtcgtcccaaatatcctggggggGAGCGTGGGGGGTCTTGACATactcaggctgccagcacagatttccctgcaaagtctgcagggagtcaagctctgcagaggagactgtgtcccatggatgggattgcagaggctccctcaggtcctcaGCAGGAATCACCAACCAGGAATACACACAAAAGGCCCCCACGAAGTTTTttgggggagtgtcctgtagggaggggacagtgtcaccccaccagggcggggctggcaagtgggaggctgctccagggctctgcaagaggcctcgtgctctgctcggccccagcactggctggtcccaacagccccggctgcccccggccctgggcagctctgctgccacaggctgtgccctcaccgtggccctgcaatggccctgcctgtccctcccccggggccctgcccacatccctgtcccttggctctctctctgccagctcagtgtggggcacacgggctgggggtccctcccaagccccccgggcagccggcgttggctggggggatgtgagggctgggcctgctcagcacagccccggcctcgtgcccagcgcctctttcctgccccacacaagagcttcccggcccccccagggctcccctgctgctgcctctgctcctggccctgcctttgctgctcccttggctggggcagcggctgcagggggggatggcagcagcttcagctccacggcacttcctggggggagctcagcctggggggacgggcagggacctgatggggatggacagggcccagcagggacagccagggcctgcaggggaaggcacagggacaacctggccccccacactgccagggctgtctctgctcctccttgcaggctccgtggccaggcacaggtggtgttcctgggtgcccaccatctcagcacttgcagccgctcaaatcagcgcccgcagctctgcagcaaagccccagctcacctggcacacaggggatggacacagcacctgctcggggatgggcacacacagctttgtgccttccccaccacggggctctccttcctcagcagcacctctgccttgcacttattctcagcctcacctcagggcctgggctcaaggacaggaacctgcagggaggggacatcaggtgcaagctgagggctgcctgcttgcactgggctgggggcttctttctccttctacaaccagcccacaactcagcctgctttgctaacaccacacatttacagactaaccttggagatagatatggacagacatctctatccccctggggatggagcctcaagcatgtgctgccacaggaatggcaatcagagaatcacagaatcagccacgttggaaaagacctccgagatcatcaagtccagccctggatccaaccttgctgtgcttcccagaccatggcactgaggccacatccactctcaccttcaacacctccagggacagggactccaccccctccctgcccagcccattccaaggcctgattaccctgtcagcaaaaaattgcttcccaatatccaacctaaacctcccctggcacagctccagacccagccctcttgtcctactgctgcttcctggcacaacagccccacccccacctggctacaccctcctggcagggacttgcagagagtcaggaggtctcccctgagcctcctcttctccagcctcagcacccccagctccctcagcctctcctcacaccacttgtgctccactcccttccccagcctcgctgctcttctctgctcctgctccagcccctccagggccttcctcaactcaggggcccagagctggacacagcactccaggggtggcctcaccagcgctcactccagcccaacaatcccttccctgctcctgctgccacactcttcctcacacattGGCCACACTTCCTCactccattggccctcttggccccctggccacactctgcctcctgttcagcttcctgtccatccccactcccagctccctttctgcctgcctgctctccagacactctggccccagcccggggggctgacggggcttcttgtggccaaagggcaggacccggcccttggcctgcttgaccctcatccccttgcaatcagcccatggatccagctgggccaggtccctctgcagagccctcctgccttccagcacatcaacacaccccagcttggggtcacctgcacatttgctgatgaaatgcctggttctgcagcagctgcagatgctcaaggggcagcaggaacaagtcaggggccgggggggcctggggggatttggggtgcgggagggtccaggggagctggggaggggctttggggattgggagtacaaaccaggacagaccagtacagaccagtacctcctcactgctcccccgatctctcctggagctgggccacattgttgtgggacacctgagccccccccagtgccctcccagtacagcccagtgcccccagtacagccactgtgctcctgctgccaggtgATCCCTTTTtgagggggttggaagggatttgaaggggggctgggggagatctGAAGGGATCCGgggggatggttggatggggatttggggggttttgggggtctttgattGCATTTGGGGGAGCTAAAATGggttttgggggcattggggcatcaaagggatctgtggggggagaggattaaagggaaaatggaggttaggggacatttgggggggcTTAATGGGGCctgtgggggagaggaggggctgcaccacaaGCAGGTGATCCCTGATGTCCcgaagaccctcttggtgtccccagttccccccctgacacccccaattccactgtccccaaaccccattcctgatgtccccaacgCTCCATCTCatccccctggaccctctgacaccaaactcatcccccctccccgccacactcacagaaaggccaagggcatctggggacacactggggacagctggggggctttgggggcactgggggattactgggggatactgggacacactggggggaaccagggggcactgggaaggactggggtgttactgagggacactgggagggcactgggagggactggaggtgaactggggcacactggggggcactggcagagaactggggagttactgggagattaccaggacacacggggggacactgggaggttactgggccatactgggggttactgggtgctcactgcaggatcactgggccatactggggggcagtgggaggtcactgggacacactggctggtcactgagggggttactgggccatactgagggggtcactgggaggtcactgggatatactgggggcactgggatccccttacccagatgtggtacatctcccccccagattttggggggcatccctaggacccctcccctgggagctgggggaccccctgaacccactgctgggctttaggggaccccctaaaatcccctcacaacccctgaaatccccccctcgacccatcgaaacctcctcaaggacccctcatccctccccagcaccccctaaaccctctcagtgacctgcaaaacccacttgagactccccaagcccattcagggacccccaatccccctcacGGACCCTCAAAACCGCCTGGGACCCattaaaccccctagagaccccaaaactgcctcgAAGGTCCCCGCAAAGCcccccaggaaccccaaacctcctcacagacccccaaagcccacctgggaccccccaaatctcctcagaaaccaaaacccccatcagagccccccaaaccccttcagggaccttcaacctcccccctgagtcccctcaggacaccgaaccccctcagggacccctcaaaacgttcccgggaacccccgaacccccccgctaagccctcccgagccctccggccctcccacccacagccgcgctccccgcagccccgaggggatgcccagaccccgctctcgccgccccccgCCAGCTCTCACAGCGAAGTGCAGCGACCGGTACCTTCTCCCCCCTCACGCCACGAGGCCAACATGGCGCCCGCTCTGCCCGCCCCCCGCCTTTAcagacccgccccgcagccaatcagcgcgcggccccggccccggcccgccctCCGCCTGCGCGGTGCATTgtgggagttgtagtccttgCGGCGGGGAGGATCGgactgtttggggttttgtttctctgtcttcttttattttctcttttttctttctttcttttctttatttcttctttcttctttcttttcttcccttttttctctctcttttttcttttttctcttttctcttttttcattgttttttctttttttttctcattttcctgtttttctttctttttttctcttttttttctcctttttctcttttttctccctttttttaaattttttttcttatttttcccttttccttttttttatacattgttttctatcagttgttctttcaaggaagatttaaacacatatcaaaacaatctccagGTACATATCTTACAACAACAGATAATCTGCCATTGTTCCAGGTTtgtgaggattcccaagatcacaaacaccGAGACACCAAGGGTGAAAGTGAAGCAACTTTATCCTGTCCCTTGCCCCAGCCTTCAATCCACACCCAGCCCCGGATTTCTGCAAagccgctgggcaggagcaggagatggagctggtgcttggcgggaggggcagcaacaacaaacccgtgtctttggcacaggggaaggaattCGGTGCTTGAGGGGTTACATTccacaggctgccctggggatcAGCTCATGCTCGGACAGTGAGAACAGCGAGAACATTCCTCATAAAaatggcagagggaagggagcggagggggagcaggggcaggagaaggaagcagagcgatggaagatgggctggggcggtcggggctgggggaaggcgGGCTGGACAACGCCTTGTTTGGTccagcagctgttccagctccagggcagatgtcgggggagcctctgccacagggacatggacaaACAGACGCTACAAAAGCTCTCAGAGGGGTTGGGGGCTCTGGGCGGGGCTGCGCTCTCGCCTCAAGCCGGGatctcccagggcagtggaacagcaattcctgtcagctcccagcaaagatcattggggtttgcactggggaaatattgacgctccagcttcctcttctctttttagaaCTTTGAGCTTGCAGTCGGGTagaagggctgggggggagtgggaagagacccATTTTGAGGGACACATCTCAGCCCTCAGTTGGATGGAGCTAAACCCCTAATCTTGCTTaggaagagctgctgatgctcagttgtcttctttcccttctgcttcagTGGGATATTACATTTCCCTGCAGTATTGGTGACAGAATGCTATGTcagctggaatggtttggttcttacagaaagcataaatgcattttaaggaaggtatttttacatAAGTGAggcctccaaaaaaaccccaaaggttATATAAGTGCATAATAAAGTgaactttggggttttcttttaaattcttggGTAGAAAAACCATCCCAGTTAGGGACAGCAATTTATTGCATTGCTGAAAAAGAaccaataaacaaacaaaaaaagaaatctgactttgttctctttcagatttgtttttgaTCATAAGAATCCTTCTAGTGAAAAGAGCTAATTTACTGTCTCTAGAGGAATGTTTTAGGTGTGATTATCACAATatcacagctgctgaaaaggTCTAAAATAGGACATTGACCTTGAACGTGTTCCTGCATTTAGGATGTGGTGTTTAACATTCAAGAGACAATAGAACTGCAACTCATTTATTAAGGTATCACCTCAAATGTTAACTCTTGCTCTGTACAGACATGCCACAAGGATTGCAGAAAGCTTGCAGTATCCCAGGAAGTACATGTGGTATTTTATCAGTGTAAATATGTGTAAGATTGTCAAGATTTCTGCTGGCAACACTCCATAACTAAAGTAAGTTTTCCCTTTGCTACTGCACTAGtttatgatttcatttttactgaCATTCCACCAGTCACATTATTAGCTTCaccaaaagaaagggaaataatcctGCATTAATTAGAGCAACTGAATTCCCTCAGTCATCTTATCCTTGGCTGTCTGGGACAGTGATGCACTTCAGCTTCCCTACAGAAACTTCCACTAAAGAAGAGTTTGGGGTGATAGTGAGAGATCCAGATTGAAGGGTGTGCCTGAATTATCTTTAGGGAGGAGACCTTTTTTGGTGGGTGACAGGCAATGTGCCTGTGGCTCCCTTTTtctgtctggggttttttccctttctttttgtcagaggCTTTAGAAAAGGTGTTTTGTCAAGAGAATAATATTCATTTATAGCCATGTGAACCGTTTCTATCCTGCACCAGTGAAGGCAGTCATCTAAATACCCAGACCCATGGccttggaaataaaacaaggagaaaatatggAGTGTTTGTTTGAGACCAGATAAACTGAATGGAGTTCAGTAACAAGGTAAGGCAATTGCTGTTGtttcacagagacattttttgTCTGCTGGACCTGAGGGGAGCAGCAAAAGCTAAAAGCCTTGCTCTGTGTCTTTGTGAACACACTGTGGGTGAGTTCAAAGGAGCATTCAGAGGTTGTGTGGTGTGAGCCTTTTTCCCTcagatcaaaacaaggagtaattaatgctaaatccagcagGTGGCTTTCAGGTCATAACTTGGTCCAGTTTGTCCAACTGTGTCCAAACAGGTGAGGGaaatctggaactttagaagggttaGTTTTTTACCTCCTTAGCAGGATACccaggggtgcaccaagtgcctgccagtgaggagcacaagag
This Pseudopipra pipra isolate bDixPip1 chromosome W, bDixPip1.hap1, whole genome shotgun sequence DNA region includes the following protein-coding sequences:
- the LOC135406052 gene encoding zinc finger protein 239-like; translation: MEEAARKRKMPWAPQAGPELRTESPEDKSPRQSLVGEAVLKGSPAQEGSGEEKGRRSPRRRGSKASPGCSEEERASLCREGGRSLSQSSDLVVPEQPPSREKPFRCLECGKSFRKSTKLLAHLHIHTGERPYTCRECGKSFRDSSTLIRHQRIHTGEQPYTCRECGKRFQCSGNLLRHEQTHTDERPFRCTDCGKGFNQNSTLVRHRRIHSRERPYSSSPRTHHLIHTGERPYRCSECGKRFKTSSNLLLHERTHTDERPFRCTDCGKGFKQNSHLITHRRIHSGERPYKCGECGKSFTQSGNLTKHQRTHQ